A region of Paenimyroides aestuarii DNA encodes the following proteins:
- a CDS encoding TIGR00266 family protein, giving the protein MNAHEIDYEIFGEEMQFVEIELDPQETVVAEAGSFMMMDDGIKMETIFGDGSQQQGGLFGKVLNAGKRWVTGEGLFMTTFTNVNYGKKKVSFASPYPGKIIALDLRTTNGKFICQKDAFLCAAKGVSVGIEFNRKIGTGLFGGEGFIMQKLEGDGLAFIHAGGTLHKKILQPGEVLKVDTGCIVGFTSSVTYDIQFVGGIKNSIFGGEGLFFATLQGPGTVYVQSLPFSRLADRIIAHAPSAGGKSQGEGSILGGLGRLLDGDN; this is encoded by the coding sequence ATGAATGCACACGAAATAGATTATGAGATTTTTGGGGAAGAAATGCAATTTGTAGAGATTGAGTTAGACCCACAAGAAACCGTTGTTGCTGAAGCAGGCAGTTTTATGATGATGGATGACGGTATTAAAATGGAAACCATTTTTGGTGATGGCAGCCAGCAACAAGGTGGTTTGTTTGGAAAAGTGTTAAATGCAGGTAAGCGTTGGGTTACGGGTGAAGGTTTGTTTATGACAACTTTTACAAATGTCAATTACGGTAAAAAAAAGGTGTCATTTGCATCGCCTTATCCCGGTAAGATCATTGCTTTGGATTTGCGCACCACCAATGGAAAGTTTATCTGTCAAAAAGATGCATTCTTGTGTGCTGCAAAGGGTGTTTCGGTAGGAATTGAATTCAACCGTAAAATTGGAACAGGACTTTTTGGTGGTGAAGGATTTATCATGCAGAAATTAGAGGGAGATGGTTTAGCTTTTATACACGCTGGCGGTACATTGCATAAAAAAATATTACAACCGGGCGAAGTTTTAAAAGTAGATACAGGTTGTATTGTTGGTTTTACCAGCAGTGTTACTTACGATATACAATTTGTGGGCGGTATTAAAAACAGTATTTTTGGCGGAGAAGGATTGTTCTTTGCAACCCTTCAAGGACCAGGTACTGTGTATGTGCAGTCGTTGCCTTTTAGCAGGTTAGCCGATAGAATCATTGCCCATGCTCCAAGCGCTGGTGGTAAATCGCAGGGAGAAGGAAGTATTTTAGGTGGTTTAGGTAGATTGCTAGACGGCGATAATTAA
- a CDS encoding DUF805 domain-containing protein produces the protein MNYYLKVLQNYAVFNGRARRKEYWMFFLFNVIFAFAFGFICGLLDVPNLANIYTLAVLLPGIAVGVRRMHDVGKSGWFILIPIYNLILAFTEGDKGPNEYGEDPKANM, from the coding sequence ATGAATTATTACTTAAAAGTATTACAGAATTACGCCGTGTTTAACGGTAGAGCAAGAAGAAAAGAATATTGGATGTTTTTTTTATTTAATGTTATTTTTGCATTTGCATTTGGTTTTATTTGTGGATTATTAGATGTTCCTAATTTGGCAAATATTTATACATTAGCAGTTTTGCTTCCTGGTATTGCCGTAGGAGTGAGAAGAATGCATGATGTGGGTAAAAGTGGTTGGTTTATTTTAATACCCATTTATAACTTGATCTTGGCTTTTACAGAAGGTGATAAAGGACCAAACGAATACGGTGAAGATCCAAAAGCAAATATGTAA
- a CDS encoding ATP-binding cassette domain-containing protein, with protein sequence MIQVDKLRKTYGGTTVLNIEELQIPMGQSFGLVGNNGAGKTTFFSLLLDLIEPSQGFIKNNEVIVNKNENWKAFTTAFLDDSFLIGYLTCEEYFYFLGELRNQTKEQVDAFLVTYADFFNDEILGKNKYIRDLSKGNQKKVGIIGTLIGNPKVIILDEPFANLDPTTQIRLKKILRNIADTQQTTLLVSSHDLNHTFEISDRIVCFERGNIIKDIHTKEYSYEELTAFFDVVV encoded by the coding sequence ATGATACAAGTAGATAAATTACGAAAAACCTACGGTGGTACTACCGTTTTAAATATAGAAGAATTACAGATTCCCATGGGGCAAAGTTTTGGTTTGGTAGGAAACAATGGCGCGGGAAAAACCACTTTTTTTAGTTTACTGCTCGATTTAATTGAACCATCGCAAGGTTTTATTAAGAACAACGAAGTAATTGTGAACAAAAACGAAAATTGGAAAGCTTTTACCACTGCGTTTTTAGACGACAGTTTTTTAATTGGATACCTTACCTGCGAAGAATATTTTTATTTTTTAGGAGAATTGCGCAACCAAACCAAAGAGCAAGTCGATGCTTTCTTGGTTACATATGCCGATTTTTTTAACGATGAAATTTTGGGTAAAAACAAATACATCCGCGATCTTTCTAAAGGAAATCAAAAGAAAGTTGGAATCATTGGAACATTAATTGGCAATCCTAAAGTGATTATTTTAGATGAACCGTTCGCTAATTTGGATCCCACTACACAAATTCGTTTAAAAAAGATTTTACGAAATATTGCCGATACCCAACAAACAACTTTATTGGTTTCAAGCCACGATTTGAATCATACTTTTGAAATTTCAGACAGAATTGTTTGTTTTGAACGCGGAAACATCATTAAAGATATTCACACAAAAGAGTATTCGTATGAAGAATTAACAGCGTTTTTTGATGTGGTTGTTTAA
- a CDS encoding acyl-CoA dehydrogenase family protein — protein MKPDLFQAPDYYLLDDLLTEEHKLVRDAARAWVKKEVSPIIEEYAQRAEFPTQIVKGLGEIGGFGPYIPVEYGGAGLDQISYGLIMQEIERGDSGVRSTSSVQSSLVMYPIWKYGNEEQHMKYLPKLATGEMIGCFGLTEPDYGSNPGGMVTNFKDKGDHYLLNGAKMWISNAPFADIAVVWAKNEEGRIHGLIVERGMEGFSTPETHNKWSLRASATGELIFDNVKVPKENLLPNKSGLGAPLGCLDSARYGIAWGAIGAAMDCYDTALRYSKERIQFDKPIGAFQLQQKKLAEMITEITKAQLLTWRLGVLRNEGKATSAQISMAKRNNVDMALTIARDARQMLGGMGITGEYSIMRHMMNLESVVTYEGTHDIHLLITGMDVTGFPAFK, from the coding sequence ATGAAACCGGATTTATTTCAGGCACCAGATTATTATTTATTAGACGATTTACTTACAGAAGAGCATAAATTAGTACGCGATGCGGCGCGTGCATGGGTTAAGAAAGAAGTTTCGCCCATTATTGAAGAGTATGCGCAACGTGCGGAATTCCCTACACAAATTGTAAAAGGTTTAGGCGAAATTGGTGGTTTTGGACCATACATTCCTGTGGAATACGGCGGTGCAGGATTAGATCAAATTTCCTATGGATTGATTATGCAGGAAATTGAACGTGGCGATTCAGGTGTACGTTCCACTTCATCCGTGCAATCATCGTTGGTAATGTATCCTATTTGGAAATACGGAAACGAAGAACAACACATGAAATATCTTCCAAAATTAGCAACCGGCGAAATGATTGGATGTTTTGGTTTAACAGAACCAGATTACGGTTCCAATCCAGGCGGAATGGTTACCAACTTTAAAGACAAAGGTGATCATTACTTATTAAACGGTGCCAAAATGTGGATTTCAAACGCTCCATTTGCAGATATAGCCGTGGTTTGGGCAAAGAATGAAGAAGGTAGAATTCATGGATTAATCGTGGAAAGAGGAATGGAAGGTTTTTCAACTCCTGAAACGCACAATAAATGGTCGTTAAGAGCATCGGCAACTGGAGAATTGATTTTTGACAATGTGAAAGTTCCTAAAGAAAATTTATTACCAAACAAATCGGGCTTGGGCGCGCCACTTGGTTGTTTAGATTCAGCTCGATACGGTATTGCGTGGGGTGCAATTGGTGCTGCAATGGACTGTTATGATACGGCTTTAAGATATTCTAAAGAACGCATTCAGTTTGATAAACCAATCGGAGCTTTTCAATTACAGCAAAAGAAATTAGCTGAAATGATTACAGAAATCACCAAAGCACAATTATTAACTTGGCGTTTAGGTGTTTTGCGTAACGAAGGTAAAGCAACATCGGCACAAATATCAATGGCAAAACGCAATAATGTGGATATGGCATTAACCATTGCCCGTGATGCTCGCCAAATGTTAGGCGGAATGGGGATTACCGGTGAATATTCCATTATGCGTCACATGATGAATTTAGAATCGGTGGTAACGTATGAAGGTACACACGACATTCACTTGTTAATCACAGGTATGGATGTGACTGGTTTCCCAGCGTTTAAATAA
- the polA gene encoding DNA polymerase I, with translation MSEKRLFLLDAYALIFRGYYAFIKNPRINSKGLDTSAVMGFMNSLMDVIKRERPNYLAVAFDKDGSQARCEIFPEYKANRDETPEAIKIAVPYIQEILKAMHIPIIEVPGIEADDLIGTLSKKAEKEGFQVFMVTPDKDYAQLVSENIFMYRPARMGNGIEIWGVKEVQEKFEVEHPLQVIDFLGMMGDAVDNIPGLPGVGEKTAKKLLAEFGSMENLLENTDKLKGKMREKIEANKELGLLSKKLARIFLDCPVEFDETFFKLDKPDVEKTDAIFQELEFRRMKEQFDKIFADDATMVQPTPIGKQPEKTSDQFSLFETGDSEIKIDQEGYYKNLATTDHHYQIIQGKFALQLFTKTLLEQTEVCFDTETTNLDANLAELVGMSFAYTKGSAYYLPFPENQAEAQELIEILRPFFENEQIVKIGQNLKYDIKVLKNYNVEVKGFLFDTMIAHYLINPDMRHNMDVLAETYLQYQPKSIEELIGKKGKGQQSMRDVALEDIKEYAAEDADITYQLKEVFAPRLDQSKTRELFDKIESPLVSVLAEMESEGIRLDVDYLKKLSVDLSAEAASLQTKIFETAGEEFNLASPKQLGVVLFEKLKISNGKIKKTKTGQYATGEEVLSELAKDNEVVRDILEWRQIVKLQNTYVDALPHQINPKTGRVHTDYMQAVAATGRLSSNNPNLQNIPIRTQRGQNVRKAFVARDENHVLVSADYSQIELRIIAALSEEPNMIESFKKQEDIHKATAAKVFNVALDEVTREQRSNAKTVNFGIIYGVSAFGLSQQTSLSRAESKELIDAYYQTYPKLRDYIDNQIAFARENGYVQTVLGRRRYLKDINSQNAVVRGGAERNAVNAPIQGSAADIIKIAMINIHNRLLKENLQTRMLLQVHDELVFDVPKTELETIKPIIKEEMENAFVFAVPLEVEIGEGSNWLDAH, from the coding sequence ATGAGTGAAAAACGATTATTTCTTTTAGATGCCTACGCATTGATATTTCGTGGGTATTATGCCTTTATAAAAAATCCACGTATCAATTCCAAAGGGTTAGATACCTCGGCAGTTATGGGTTTTATGAATTCATTGATGGACGTTATAAAGCGCGAACGCCCCAATTATTTGGCAGTTGCTTTTGATAAGGATGGAAGCCAAGCTCGTTGCGAGATTTTTCCGGAATACAAAGCAAACCGTGATGAAACCCCCGAAGCCATTAAAATTGCAGTGCCTTACATCCAAGAAATTTTAAAAGCAATGCACATTCCCATTATCGAAGTGCCCGGAATTGAAGCCGACGATTTAATAGGAACCTTATCTAAAAAAGCCGAGAAAGAAGGTTTTCAGGTTTTTATGGTAACGCCCGATAAAGACTATGCGCAGCTGGTTTCGGAAAATATTTTTATGTACCGCCCGGCACGCATGGGCAATGGAATTGAAATTTGGGGCGTGAAGGAAGTTCAAGAGAAGTTTGAAGTGGAACACCCTTTGCAAGTAATCGATTTTTTGGGAATGATGGGCGATGCGGTTGATAATATTCCCGGATTGCCAGGCGTTGGCGAAAAAACAGCTAAGAAATTGTTGGCTGAATTTGGTTCCATGGAAAATTTGTTGGAAAATACCGACAAATTAAAGGGTAAAATGCGCGAAAAGATCGAAGCAAATAAAGAGCTCGGCTTGCTTTCTAAGAAGTTAGCCCGTATTTTTTTAGATTGTCCGGTAGAATTTGATGAAACATTTTTTAAGCTAGATAAACCTGACGTAGAGAAAACCGATGCAATTTTTCAGGAATTAGAGTTCCGAAGAATGAAAGAACAGTTCGATAAAATCTTTGCAGATGATGCAACAATGGTTCAGCCCACCCCAATTGGCAAGCAACCCGAAAAAACATCCGATCAATTTTCTTTATTTGAAACAGGCGACAGCGAAATTAAAATTGATCAAGAAGGATATTACAAAAATTTAGCAACAACCGATCATCATTACCAAATAATACAAGGTAAATTCGCTTTGCAACTCTTCACAAAAACCTTGTTGGAACAGACCGAAGTGTGTTTTGATACCGAAACAACCAATTTAGATGCAAATTTAGCCGAATTGGTCGGCATGTCGTTTGCATACACCAAAGGATCGGCTTACTATCTTCCGTTTCCTGAAAATCAAGCCGAAGCACAAGAGTTAATCGAAATACTGCGACCGTTTTTTGAAAACGAACAAATTGTAAAAATTGGTCAAAATTTAAAATACGATATTAAAGTACTTAAAAATTATAATGTTGAAGTAAAAGGATTTTTGTTTGATACCATGATTGCGCATTATTTGATAAATCCAGATATGCGTCATAATATGGATGTTTTGGCTGAAACCTATCTGCAGTATCAACCTAAATCGATCGAAGAATTAATCGGTAAAAAAGGTAAAGGACAGCAATCAATGCGCGATGTAGCTTTAGAAGATATTAAAGAATATGCCGCCGAAGACGCTGATATCACCTATCAATTAAAAGAGGTTTTTGCTCCTAGATTGGATCAATCCAAAACCCGTGAATTGTTTGATAAAATCGAAAGTCCGTTGGTTTCTGTTTTAGCTGAAATGGAATCCGAAGGTATTCGATTGGATGTGGATTATCTAAAAAAGTTGTCGGTTGATTTATCTGCAGAAGCCGCATCACTTCAAACCAAAATATTTGAAACTGCCGGCGAGGAATTCAATCTGGCATCGCCCAAACAGTTAGGTGTTGTTTTATTTGAAAAATTAAAAATAAGCAATGGCAAGATAAAGAAAACCAAAACGGGACAATATGCCACAGGAGAAGAGGTTTTGAGTGAATTAGCAAAAGACAACGAAGTGGTTCGGGATATTTTAGAATGGCGACAAATTGTTAAATTACAAAACACATATGTTGATGCCTTGCCCCATCAGATCAATCCAAAAACAGGTCGTGTGCATACCGATTATATGCAGGCGGTTGCAGCTACTGGGCGTTTAAGTTCAAACAATCCCAATTTGCAAAATATCCCAATTCGCACCCAGCGCGGGCAAAATGTTCGAAAGGCATTTGTAGCACGAGATGAAAATCACGTGTTGGTATCTGCCGATTATTCGCAAATTGAATTGCGCATCATTGCTGCTTTGAGTGAAGAACCAAACATGATTGAATCGTTCAAAAAGCAAGAAGATATTCATAAGGCAACCGCTGCAAAAGTTTTTAATGTAGCTTTAGATGAGGTTACACGTGAGCAACGAAGCAATGCCAAAACGGTGAACTTTGGAATTATCTACGGTGTTTCGGCTTTTGGACTGAGTCAGCAAACCAGTTTAAGTCGTGCCGAAAGTAAAGAGTTGATAGATGCTTATTACCAAACTTATCCCAAATTGCGCGATTATATTGATAATCAAATCGCTTTTGCAAGAGAAAATGGTTATGTACAAACGGTTTTAGGTCGTCGCAGATATTTAAAAGACATCAACTCGCAAAACGCAGTGGTTCGTGGCGGGGCAGAACGCAATGCGGTAAATGCGCCAATACAAGGATCGGCAGCCGACATCATTAAAATTGCGATGATCAACATTCATAACCGATTGCTAAAAGAAAATTTGCAAACCAGAATGTTGCTGCAAGTACACGATGAATTGGTTTTCGATGTTCCCAAAACCGAATTAGAGACGATAAAACCAATAATTAAAGAAGAAATGGAAAATGCTTTTGTGTTTGCTGTTCCGTTAGAAGTAGAAATAGGTGAAGGATCCAATTGGTTGGATGCACATTAA
- a CDS encoding carboxypeptidase-like regulatory domain-containing protein, translated as MINNEVNNQIKVNRLFSLCRYIAIVFGVILLSTWTVKSASLENLSRYKFQQDAFLEITGIDKTEQGDPIPGAVVLKVGTNQGTDTDVEGKYSLNVNEGDKIQFVYEGFKTSMATVRRSNILNVKMIKNDTDLPDVIISINYHLATGCTIDSVRVKKT; from the coding sequence ATGATAAATAATGAAGTAAATAATCAGATAAAAGTTAATAGACTATTTAGTCTTTGCAGATACATTGCTATTGTTTTCGGAGTGATTTTGCTTTCTACTTGGACTGTAAAATCCGCATCTTTAGAAAATCTAAGTCGATATAAGTTTCAGCAAGATGCTTTTCTAGAGATTACAGGCATTGATAAAACTGAACAAGGAGATCCAATTCCGGGAGCTGTTGTTTTAAAAGTGGGGACTAATCAAGGAACAGATACTGATGTTGAAGGTAAATATAGCTTAAATGTAAATGAAGGCGATAAAATTCAATTTGTTTATGAAGGATTTAAAACAAGTATGGCGACTGTTCGTAGGAGTAATATTTTGAATGTTAAGATGATAAAAAATGATACTGACTTACCTGATGTTATTATCTCTATCAATTATCATTTAGCAACAGGATGTACTATTGATTCAGTTCGTGTTAAAAAAACTTAA
- a CDS encoding 2Fe-2S iron-sulfur cluster-binding family protein has translation MNDIKITIIDRTGNEHIVDAPTDMNMNIMELVRAYELAEEGTIGICGGMAMCASCQCYVLNEEEVNLPEKNPDEEAMLWEAFNVKENSRLGCQIGISPEIEGLRIELAPES, from the coding sequence ATGAACGATATTAAAATAACAATAATAGACAGAACAGGCAACGAGCATATTGTAGACGCACCTACCGATATGAATATGAACATAATGGAACTGGTGCGTGCTTACGAATTAGCCGAAGAAGGAACCATTGGTATTTGTGGCGGTATGGCAATGTGTGCCTCGTGTCAATGCTACGTTTTAAACGAAGAAGAGGTAAATTTACCCGAAAAAAATCCAGACGAAGAAGCCATGTTGTGGGAAGCTTTTAATGTGAAAGAAAACAGCCGGCTAGGTTGCCAAATTGGTATTTCACCTGAAATTGAAGGCTTACGAATTGAATTGGCACCAGAAAGTTAA